The Fretibacterium sp. OH1220_COT-178 DNA window TATCTGTCAAGGGGTCCTGGAGCTGGGCAGGCTCTGCGGTGCGGAGGAGCGGGCCAAGGCTCGGGTTGCGGAGATGCGGGGCCGTCTGGACGCCGTGGCGTCGCGGCTGAAGGGACTTGCCCGGCCCAGGGTGCTGCTCTCCGTCTCGCGGGAGCTCGCCCTGGACCACCTGGAGACCCTCTACATCGCGGGGCCGTCCGGCAATTTCTACAACGAACTGCTCCGGATGGCGGGCGGGGTCAACGCCGTGGAGGAGGGCATGCTCTCCTACATGAAGATATCCCAGGAGGGGGTCATGAGGATCGATCCCGAGGTCGTTATCGACCTGGTCGGGGACCGGACCCACTACCATGCTCCCGGCGTGGAGGACCTCGACGCGGTCTTTGAGGAAGGCAACCTTCTGGCGCCGTGGCTGCGTCTCTCGGCCGTCGGGGCCGTTCGGGACGGCAGGGTCCACGTCCTGCTCGGCACCGTCTTTCTGCGGCCCGGGCCCCGGATCCCCCAGATCGTCGAGGCCTTCGCACGCTGCATCCATCCCCGGGCGATGGATGGTTTTTCGGCCCCGAGGCC harbors:
- a CDS encoding ABC transporter substrate-binding protein translates to RIVSLSPVGTEILFDLGQGDRVAGVTEFCDYPPEAGAKPKVGGFTEVNLESLVAMGADLLVLQDLHRQGLAPKLEALGIPYCILSQESTEDICQGVLELGRLCGAEERAKARVAEMRGRLDAVASRLKGLARPRVLLSVSRELALDHLETLYIAGPSGNFYNELLRMAGGVNAVEEGMLSYMKISQEGVMRIDPEVVIDLVGDRTHYHAPGVEDLDAVFEEGNLLAPWLRLSAVGAVRDGRVHVLLGTVFLRPGPRIPQIVEAFARCIHPRAMDGFSAPRPVSPSR